ATCTGCCATTATTTAGCCTCCTTCACTAATATATCTACCAGGAAATGATAAGAATAAATGAAATTATTCTTCATCAGTTTCTTCTTGTTCAGGTAAATATTTTTCAACGTGTTCATCTTTAACACGTTTAAGCTCAGATTTAGGTAAGATGGATAATAATTTCCAACCTAAGTCAAGGGTTTCTTCAATTCCTCTGTCTTCGTCTTTACTTTGTCTAATAAATTTATCTTCAAATTCATCAGCAAATTTTAGGAATTTTCTGTCACGGTCTGTGAGAGCTTCTTCCCCTACTACTGCGGTTAAGTCACGTAAGTCACGACCTTCTGCGTAAGCAGCATATAACTGGTCTGAAACTCCACTGTGATCTTCACGTGTACGGCCGTCACCGATACCTCCACTCATTAATCTTGATAATGAAGGTAATACATCTACAGGTGGGTAAATACCTGTTCTGTCTAAGTCACGACTTAGTACAACCTGTCCCTCTGTAATATATCCTGTTAAGTCAGGAATAGGGTGAGTAATATCATCCTGTGGCATTACAAGAATAGGCATCTGTGTAATTGAACCGTCTTTACCTTTTATACGTCCTGCACGTTCGTACATACCTGCTAAGTCAGTGTACATGTAACCTGGGTAACCTCTACGTCCAGGTACTTCGTTACGTGCTGATGAAATTTCCCTTAATGCTTCACAATAGTTGGTAATATCAGTTAAAATTACTAATACGTGCATACCTTTTTCAAATGCAAGGTATTCAGCTGTTGTTAAAGCCATTTTAGGTGTCATGATTCTTTCGATAGCAGGGTCATCTGCTAAGTTCATGAATACTGTTACTCTTTCTAGAGCTCCAGTTTGTTCGAATTCGTTCATGAAGAAGTTTGCTTCTTCGTGAGTAATACCCATAGCACCAAATATTACAGCGAATTCACTGTCTTCTGCAATTACTTTTGCTTGTCTTGCAATTTGTGCTGCGAGTTCGTTGTGTGGTAATCCAGAACCTGAGAAGATAGGTAATTTCTGACCACGTACAAGTGTGTTCATTCCGTCAATTGTGGATATACCTGTTTGAATGAATTCTGCAGGGAATTCTCTAGCGGATGGGTTCATTGGAGAACCGTTTACATCTAATTCTACATCAGGTATGATGTCTGGTCCACCGTCAATTGGTGTACCTATTCCGTTAAAGATTCTTCCTAACATATCAGTTGATAAACCGATTTTTGCAGTTTCACCTGTGAATCTAACTTTTGTTGATTCTGTGTTTAGGTTACTGGTACCTTCAAATACTTGAACAACTGCAATATCATTTTCTACTTCAAGAACTTGTCCAGTTCTTTTTTCTCCAGCAGGTGTTTCGATTTCAACGATTTCGTTGTATGCTGCACCTTCAACACCTTGAACAACCATTAAAGGTCCTGAAACTTCTGATACTGTAGTATATTCTCTTGTTTTAATATCTACATCATTCATTGTCCAGCCTCATTACATTCTTTAGTTATACGACTTCTAATATCTTCTGCTTTAGCATCAAATTCGTCTTCAGGTACATATTTCATTCTGTCTAAATCTACTCTTACTTCTAAGTTTGTGAGTTTATTTACATCTGCACCGTCTGCTAATGCTGCTTGAGCACTTGTGTTGTATAGTAAAATGGTTTTTAGCATACCATATTGTTTTGTTGGTGAACAGTATGTATCTGTATCATCAAATGCGTTTTGTTGAAGGAAGTCTTCTCTTAACATACGTGCTGATTCTAATGTTATTTGGTCTTTTTGAGGTAATGCATCAGGACCTACTAATTGTACAATTTCGTTAAGTTCTGATTCTTTCTGTAATATACCCATTGCAGTGTTTCTTAATTCTCTCCAATCTGAACCAATTTCATTATTCCACCAGCTAGTTACACTGTCCACATATAATGAGTAACTGTTTAACCAGTTGATAGATGGGAAGTGACGTCTGTCTGCTAATGATGCATCTAATGCCCAAAATACTTTTGCTATACGTAATGTGTTCTGGGTTACAGGTTCGGATAAGTCTCCACCAGGAGGTGATACTGCTCCAACTACTGTTACAGATGCTTCTGCTTTGTGTGAACCGATTGTGGTTACTCTTCCTGCACGTTCATAGAACTGTGCTAATCTGGATGCTAGGTATGCTGGGTATCCTTCTTCACCAGGCATCTCTTCGAGACGTCCGGAAAGTTCTCTCATAGCTTCTGCCCATCTTGAGGTACTGTCTGCCATAAGTGCTACATCGTATCCCATATCTCTGAAGTATTCAGCAATTGTAATACCTGTGTATACACATGCTTCCCTAGCTGCTACAGGCATGTTTGATGTGTTTGCAATTAGAACTGTTCTGTCCATTAAGGGGTTTCCTGATTTAGGGTCTTCTAATTCAGGGAATTCGGTAAGTACTTCGGTCATTTCGTTACCACGTTCTCCACATCCGATATATACTACTATATCAGCATCTGCCCATTTAGCTAATTGTTGCTGTGTTACAGTTTTTCCTGAACCGAATGGTCCTGGCATAGCTGATGTTCCTCCTTTAGCTAAACAGAAGAAGGTATCTTGTGCTCTTTGTCCTGTTATTAGAGGTACATCTGGATCTAATTTGTTTGTGTATGGTCTTCCTACACGAACTGGCCAAATTTGCATCATTTGAACTTTTTCAATACCTTTATCAGTTTCAATTTCTGCAATATCATCTACAATTGTGTATTTTCCTTGACTTACAATTGATTTGATTTTACCTGATATTTTAGGTGGTATCATAATTTTATGTTCAATAGCTGATGTTTCATCAACTGTACCTATGATGTCTCCACCATTTACTTCGTCGCCTACACTTGCGGTAGGTTTGAATTCCCATTCTTTTGTCTTGTCTAATGCTGGTACGTCAATACCTCTAGGAATAAAGTCTCCTGATAATGCTTTAATTTCATCTAATGGTCTTTGAATTCCATCGTAAATTGATTTAAGTATACCTGGACCTAATTCTACTGAGAGTGGACCACCAGTACTTTCAATTTTTTCTCCTGGTTTAATACCAGCAGTTTCTTCATAAACTTGAACTGTTGCTGTGTCGCCATGAAGTTCAATAATTTCACCTATGAGTCCGATATCACCTACACGAACCATTTCGTGTACTTGGGTACCTCGCATACCGTCAGCGACAATAACCGGACCTGCAATTTTAATTATATTTCCTGTGATCATTTTACCATCTCAACCCCAATAACTCTTTTAATAAGCTCATTCATTGGATCAGTTTCTCTTTTATGTGAACCTGACTTATCGGGTACTTCAATTATCATTGGTAATGCTTTAGAACCGCTATATTTTGTAATATCGTCTCTTAATTCATCCCCAATTTTTTCAGTTGTGATAATGATTGGATA
This genomic interval from Candidatus Methanosphaera massiliense contains the following:
- a CDS encoding V-type ATP synthase subunit F, with product MRNEIAIMADPDTVTGFMLGGIKSGFPVHNKDEAKTTLKQLVDDEYPIIITTEKIGDELRDDITKYSGSKALPMIIEVPDKSGSHKRETDPMNELIKRVIGVEMVK
- a CDS encoding ATP synthase subunit B, which codes for MNDVDIKTREYTTVSEVSGPLMVVQGVEGAAYNEIVEIETPAGEKRTGQVLEVENDIAVVQVFEGTSNLNTESTKVRFTGETAKIGLSTDMLGRIFNGIGTPIDGGPDIIPDVELDVNGSPMNPSAREFPAEFIQTGISTIDGMNTLVRGQKLPIFSGSGLPHNELAAQIARQAKVIAEDSEFAVIFGAMGITHEEANFFMNEFEQTGALERVTVFMNLADDPAIERIMTPKMALTTAEYLAFEKGMHVLVILTDITNYCEALREISSARNEVPGRRGYPGYMYTDLAGMYERAGRIKGKDGSITQMPILVMPQDDITHPIPDLTGYITEGQVVLSRDLDRTGIYPPVDVLPSLSRLMSGGIGDGRTREDHSGVSDQLYAAYAEGRDLRDLTAVVGEEALTDRDRKFLKFADEFEDKFIRQSKDEDRGIEETLDLGWKLLSILPKSELKRVKDEHVEKYLPEQEETDEE
- a CDS encoding ATP synthase subunit A; translation: MITGNIIKIAGPVIVADGMRGTQVHEMVRVGDIGLIGEIIELHGDTATVQVYEETAGIKPGEKIESTGGPLSVELGPGILKSIYDGIQRPLDEIKALSGDFIPRGIDVPALDKTKEWEFKPTASVGDEVNGGDIIGTVDETSAIEHKIMIPPKISGKIKSIVSQGKYTIVDDIAEIETDKGIEKVQMMQIWPVRVGRPYTNKLDPDVPLITGQRAQDTFFCLAKGGTSAMPGPFGSGKTVTQQQLAKWADADIVVYIGCGERGNEMTEVLTEFPELEDPKSGNPLMDRTVLIANTSNMPVAAREACVYTGITIAEYFRDMGYDVALMADSTSRWAEAMRELSGRLEEMPGEEGYPAYLASRLAQFYERAGRVTTIGSHKAEASVTVVGAVSPPGGDLSEPVTQNTLRIAKVFWALDASLADRRHFPSINWLNSYSLYVDSVTSWWNNEIGSDWRELRNTAMGILQKESELNEIVQLVGPDALPQKDQITLESARMLREDFLQQNAFDDTDTYCSPTKQYGMLKTILLYNTSAQAALADGADVNKLTNLEVRVDLDRMKYVPEDEFDAKAEDIRSRITKECNEAGQ